Sequence from the Nasonia vitripennis strain AsymCx chromosome 5, Nvit_psr_1.1, whole genome shotgun sequence genome:
ACAGAACGGCATAAGGCTGAAATAAAAACGAGTTTTGAGTATGCGTTTAGAAAATTGAAGTATATATGgatcaatgaaaaaccagttGTACAGtttacttttatatatttatatgtattcgTACGTATTATTGCGTTCACGTATAAATacgtataaaataataaattatctttataCGATAGCGAGTCTTCAAAGTTTTTACCGCTGTCGCGGATATTTACAATGACGAGAGCGAAAGCGACACAAGTACCGAGGAACATCATCATGCATCATCTTCTTTCGCAGTCGTCGAACTCGAGCTTCCCGATGCCGTCGTATCATCCTTACTGGTACTACTTTCATCCTTCTTCGCCTCGTCTTTGCTCTCCTTATTTCCATCCTGACCTTCctccccctcctcctcctcgtcttcCTCTGATTCACTTTCTGACGGCGGGAAGTCTGGCATTGCTGCGAATCGAAATCGAAACACATTCATCATCGTCTATAGTATATACAAGACAGCCGAACGAAAGGTAAGGATAGAAAAAACCACATCAATTAGATAATTACCCAGCCTGTCTTGCCTTTCCTGTCGCGCTTGAGCCAAGAATTTGTCCTGCGCGGCTATGATTTCTTCGCTGCTCTTGCAGGCCGCATAGCTTTCCAGCAACTCAGCGTTCAGCTCGAGGAATGAATGGCCCCAAGAAAATTTGCCGAGGTAGAAGTTGGCTTCCTCGGGAAAGCCGGTGATAATTAGCGTCGCGGCTATGGCTTCGACGCAGCTTAATTGACACGGCTTTCCGTAATTTATCGGGTTCGCGGCCACGAGGAAAGGTAGCAGCCTTGGATGCGGAGTGCGCATTCGACTGAAGGGAGTGTCGTCCAGACGAGCCCAGCTACAGTCCACCACCGCGCAGCCGTTGTCCTGAACTATCTCCTTGTCCAGTGGACTCACGCACTGAAACGTTATGAAtgtttatgaataaaattactAATTTTCAGGAGGTAAATGATCTGATAATCGTGGCAAGCTGACCTTAGTTCCTACAGGGGTCAGCACAAGTCCAGGAAACCGAGCACCGAGTCTGAGAGTCTTGATCAGTCTGTGCCTTGCGAGTTTCCTACCCGAACACTTTTTGGGGTCACATTGTTCAAGATCCCACATTGCAACGGGAAAGGCAATTGGCCATTCTTCCTCGGGTTCTAAAATTAGAAAACAAATGATGCATGTTTACAAGAATAGCAACTGTAAATAGCATGCAAAACTCTGTGTCGATGTCATTCTCACCAGATTCCTCTTTGTCGGACTTATCCCTTTCCTGTCGATACCTCTCCTCCTTGCCCACGACATGACGTTTTCGCCTGTCGGACAGTCTATTTTTGTTCTTTCCTTTCGAAGACATTATGCAGCTCCTAAAAGGTCTTTGCACCAGCTCGTGCCACTCGTTGATACAATACTGCTGGCTAAAAGCCGAGCAAGCAAAGGCTAACTGCCTTTCTAATTTGAAGGTTATAGCCAGCAATGAGCTCCAAAATCACTTTTGGAGCTaactcactctttctctccctcatCTAAGCTGTTTTTGTTTGGCACATTTTTTGTAGACACTGAAGCGTTTTTCCTTACTGTTGTTTGTCACGGTTgtggcgtttttttttcacgctatCGTCTGCCTTGACGTTTCTCTCCTCTTTCGCGATGATCCTCGTGTGTGTTACGTGATTCTCGGTTTGAGATGCAGAGTATTGCTATTGACAGTGTTGACAGGCAGCACAACGAGACGATGCACCGACCGATAAcctgaaaattatgaaaaattagTCAGAACATTGATAACAGAAGTTAGATAATAGACAGATCATCTATTCACTCAAAGTGATTAAGTTTTAGATCTAAGTTTTAGGTTATGACAATGTTTACATCTTTGGCAAATAAATCCAATTATCAAGCACTATGTCTACAATTATAACAGTATCTTGTGTCTCTAAGATAACACCTAGGAGATAGTCAATTTCAAAGATAAGGAAAAATAGAAATACCATAAATACAGTAGAAATGCAGAGGCTATGCAGCTGACGCACTACTGGAGCCAGTCTATTATTGTCTGATCCTGGTGTTGGGCGAATTGACGTAATTTGACTGTCAGGAGTGTCagcgataaaaaaaacattttattgccgtataaattattttcaaaaatagaaaatcCTATCTCTAATAAAATGACTCGTTTAGAAGTCACTTATTTCAATTTAGCAAAGTGAAAATTCTCGGAGTTAAAATTCGTCGTTTTGTAACTagcttaatttgtttaaacaaattccATTGTTCAATAATAGTATGTtatatacaaattaaaaaaatctagATATGTCCTACACATACTTATACAGCTGCATAGTCAtaacaatctaaaaaattcGCTCATTCAAAGCAAAGCAGCAGAGCCGACAATGTAAaacaacaaacaaacaaattagCCTCTCATATGTTGCATCGCAACTCACTCGTCGCGCACACGTGGGCACCGGACTCGGTCGCTCCGCCCCTGCAGCGGGAAAACATCATATCAACAAACGCAAAACGCTCGGCAGTAGTGCTACTGGCGACAGACAGACACAGTCGTCGTACGTGTCTCGCGCGGAGAGGCGTTTAACAAGTGTCCCGTCGCGtgcgtttttctctctttctcgtagTAGTGCACACTGCACGCACAGTCGATCGCCCTGCGAGCCACACGCATGAGTTGTTGCTCTGAATTTTCCGTGTCTGGAAATAACGGATATGTGATGCTGCCGATCGATTCAACTGCTGATACACATTGATATCGCGCTGATTGAGAAGAGCAGACAGAGCTCCAGGTAATTACGAGTGTTTTCGTGCAGtgaggtgttttttttttggtaccCGTACGCGACAGGTGGAGTACTATGTCGTTCTCCATGTGTGCGGACAGATGCGTTTTTTCTCGTTATAGAATCGTTTATTTGTGAGAGAAAATACAGAGATGGAACGTGGTACCAGATTGTGTTTGTTTGTGTAAGACCGATGATGGGATTTCGTAATTTGGGGAGTGATAGCGAGGCCTTTATTTATCTATTTCACATGATGCTGATATACCTAGTTATAGCTGGGTGTCTGTTTAAGCTCTTATTACACGATGTGCAatggaatatttttattaggtTGTTTTGATTAGGATGTGTGCCAGTGATGATCAGCTttcaatatttgtttgtgCAATAATATATTCGCTGTAGGTGAGACTTTATTGATTGAAATaacatttattttgattaattgGTATTTGCAGGTTTTACTACTGTACGTGTGTTTTAATTACTTTCAGAGTAGTTTAAATTGATTGTCTTAACGAGCCAAACGAGCTAATTTCTCATGCGTATTATGAATATGAGACAAAGTGTTCTAAAGATAGTTTGCTTATTATACTTTCCAAAAGCTCGGACTATTCATTGCAACAATTTGGAAAATATAGTTTGACATTGTTGAAGTTCTATTATATATCCAGTTGGATCTAGTATTTTCTATGCATTTTCTTGCAGTTTCATTCAATAGCTTTTTATAATGAACTCCAATTTGAAAAGCCCTATGACCGAATGCGGAATTTCCTTGAACacttatgtaatttttttgacTTTTATCTAAATTGTTGTGACTTGGGACTTCATACCTATCATCATGCATAATGACACAttgaaatgtaaaatttcaaataaattatgcAAAATGCCGTAACTTGGtatattttacgtttttagaCTGATAACTTTTATTCCAGTTTATTTAATTAGATTTGAAATTCTGCACCTTTTAAAATTATCAGTGTGTTTTATAATCATATGTATGCAGTTATTGTgtacttttaaataatactttttttagctGAAAATATGTTGATCAATTTTGATATTCTAGCTTAGTCATCTTTGATTGTgaatttgatttattattcatgCTGCCAGGATATTATGGATCCAGGTATTTGATAAAATACTGGATGAACTAATGAACTCTTTCACATACCCTAGAATGAAATCATCATATATTATCACCAGTGCATGAAATGCAtgattacatttatttttattctatatTTAGTTTGGCAAATGAGGAAgttgaagaaaataatcagagaaaaaataattaaaaaataaattaatcataTTCGAATCGTACAAACAATGAATCCACTGGTTGACTAAAAAATTGGATCAAAGATTGTTCTCTTGGACTTGGCCTTGACCTGAATTTTAGAAATTCTTATTATCTCAATAAATAAGAATTCCACACTTTTTACAATTGATGTAAGAAAGTTATCCCTTGTAGCACTACATGTATTTTCTTTaatcttttgattttataatgtatttttataaagatacAATAGCACTTGAAAGATTGCGTATGATAATTCTTCCactcattttattttagaaagtTTTTATTTGATGCGATCTATACCTTTATAAAAACTGTCAAATTTTTGTGAATTCGCATTATAAAGATATTCTATTCTATAGAAAACGTTGGCAAGGAAGCAGTTGTGCGGGTGTCAAACTGGCTGCGAGGGATTTGGGAAATGCGCCGTCGCACAAGTCCAGTTCAGCAATGGGTTGACTCTCTGCCATCGCCTGCTAAGTCCACAGCTTCAAGCTTAGGATCCATTATCAGACAGCAAAGTGTCTCCGTTGACTCTGAATCTGCTTCTATTCCCGAGTGCACCGTTGAACAAGCTTACAGCGAGAAGGAAAACTTTATCAGCCATTCGAACATGACTGTCTCTACGCCTATCACAGTTCCTAGTTCACCTGCAATTACGTATCATGGCCGTAATGTATCCAGGTAAGACACCAAACTCCACTTTCCATCGACAATTCTATTTTGTTGACATCTCATACAAAAGACTGTTTTCCTTCACTAATAGCTGGGGTTTTTAGTTGACCtttcgtttaaaaataaattcttccCTAAAAGGAAATCCCACTTTACAGGATTTGTCTTTTCTgagtattttaaataaaatgatacAAAGCACTGACGTGTACCCATTAGAGTAAAGCCACGAAACGCACTGACGTGTATTTGTATATTCATTTTCAAACCCGTGCCAAAAATCGTTGAATCTACGTCAATATTGTTCCAACGTCGATACGCACTTATATATGGCTGTGtagcatttttaaaataaaacaaagccATGGGCTTTCGTAATATAGGTCGCCGAAATTGTCGGTCAGTCAAAGCTGCTGGCGTGCGTGAGGTAGCATTGAACTCTCAGGCCTCGTTTGGCTTTCGCTTAAAAGCAACGAAAGCAATCGTTACTCACAcgaggtgtgtgtgtgtgtgtgtaccaaAATAACACACGTTAATGAGTACCTTATCCGCTATTACGTTAATTGCGagacttaaaattttactcgaataaaaaatttctctctctttttgaaTTCAGGCTGGCGCGAGACCCGAGCTTCCAGTCGGACAGCAGCCACTGCAGCAGCGTCGAGAGTCTGCTGGAGCTTCGTCGAGCTGATCCGGAGGCCGTGTTGCTGAGCCTCGGTTTCGGCGGTTGCGCCGGTAGTCCCCAGGAAAATGGACCTCTGTCGCGGATTCCCAAGCGATTTTTGCAACCCTCGAGGCTCAAAGGCATCGCCATCAACGACTTTGTCAGACACCAGCAGGAGGCCAGCGAGAGCCTCGACTCGACGTCGCTCGGTTATCGGGGACTCACTGGTAGGTTTCTTTTTCCGCATCCTGCACCATCTCGATGGATTTTTTATCGAACGAAACGAGGTGTCTTTGGAGGAAGACTAAAATTCATCGTCTTCTTCTGAAGGTACGATGGGTGTACTGCAGCGAAAGGATTTTTGAGCTCATGGCCAGCttcatgaaaaattttgtgtatatttttttgtacattttgtttttttatttttgcgatTTTGCCTCGAAAGGTGGAGGGGATGGTACGGGGCTTCTCAGGATTATTCAGACATATGTAAAGTGGCAAGTAAAAATTTTCGGTGTGTGTGCGCTTAATGcaaggatgaaaaaaaaaaggataataacaaaattacggggAAATCCATCAAGTGTGTGTTAAAACGACACGATGCTCGTGTTATTATACTTTTTGCGCTCAGGCTCATTAACATACTCGACGGCCTTGGTCTCTTCGATAAAATGGGGCTTCGTAGCCCATCATTACGCAAATATGCCGAAACctttgtatttatataataattatcggCTCGTATACTCGCTGACTAATATTAACAACTATTTCTTACTCGTGTGTGCAATCAGTGTAATGTAAGAATTTCTACTCTTTATTGCTACATTAATCTTACTAACGGCAGCTTATATACGCAATTTTCGAAGGTCCAGGTTTGCgaaacaaaatgtaaaaatttttctCGTGAATGGACTTTATGGGCACTTAAAAGCGTATAATGAATCGTGAATTTTCCGCCTCTTGATTGCAGCCGAGGCGACGTGCGCGGTTTTCTTATATTTCGAGCTTAAAAAAACTTGGCACTCTCGCATGCAAACAGAGAGTCTAAAGCCGATAAACGCGCATTTTATGAATCATTTCACTTCCAGTGCTTGTATAAAAAAGAGTCACTAAGAAACGCGCGCTGCGAAAATACCGCGACTCGAAAGGCGCCAAATGTTTGAACAAACAATCGCTTGAATTGCCAGCGCTAAATCTGTATTCTGTTATCTgcgtttgaaaaattgtacTTAAAAATCGTTTCACGTACTATCAGGCGTCGAATCCGAAAAAAGTACAGCCAAGCacaaaaaacacacacactcttTATCGAGTCCGCTCATGTGCGCCGAATTCGATAAATTTCGTTACGGGCCAGTTGCGATTTCACATGTGACGCACGTAAGAGTATACAACACTGGAACGCGTTATACTGCCAAACGCTTTAATAGCCCACATACATACGATGTATGCTATAGCTTGTGCTATAGCATACATAGCGTCTGAAAATAGAGGCGAAAATTGCGGCTGTTCGAATTAAATCGTGAATTGTATTGTAGGAAGCGAGGTGGGCGCGCCGAGCGTCCGGAAGCGTGTGCGGAGTCGACGACACTCCGGACCCAGTGGCTTCGTAAGTTTGAGAGTGATTTTGCTCTCATCTGCACGACGTTTACCTGTACAGTTGatgttgttttttattttcagcatgCGAGGCTTATGTTGTTTGGTTTTTCAACttatattgtatttttgtacTCTATAGTGTAAAGTAGAGAAGACTGTCATTTTaatggtttttttttatgtcaGAGAAGTAAACGTGGCTGCGAAAAAATTCGGAACGTTTTGTTCCCTCATCATCAGAGAGTCATCCAACACGTTCGACCGATGATTTTGTCGGGACACGCACGAGATAAAGTCGACTCGCTTTTATCTCCCGCACGTTCGCGCTGTTTCCTTTTTCCACACCACGGCTGCACATGTCTTGTTGTACATTTTTTCCCGTGTTTTCGCTGCGTCTCTCCGTGTGTCTGTGCGTGTTTACGACTGTTTTGACGATCGTGATTTTTCGTCGCGTGCACCCCGTATTTTTACGTGTTGCGCTATCTCCGCCGCGATTTTGACATCCAGATCTTATGCGGAGCAACGTTATTCGATATGTGTGTACAGCTTCGTTTTGGTTAGTCGTTAGCCTTTTTTATGTAGTTTGTCCTTTTGTTGGGTTTTGTGTTTAGCGTCAATGTGTTTTATTTGTTtgaaatttcactttttatttCAGCGAAAGTAtatcgttttattattttagagGGTGACTGATGAACTTTGAATGTgcttggaaaaataaaaaatcgtcgtccaaaaatgtaaaaaccagCGAGTTATTTACCTCCGTAAAATTTTCCGTCAAAATATTTTGCATCGATAACTTTTTGTATGACTCATTAATTAAACACTGGCGGAAATTCTGTTATTAAAATGTAATCTTCCGCTGGAATAATTAACTGCGAAACTTTTCCAAGTCATTATTTTTCGCACGGCACAGTTCATCCTTCATCTGTATTCTCTTCTTACTAGATTTTGTACACGATTacctagaaacgatttttaatttatacgaTTCTGTATACTTTGCACCGAAATACcgtaatatatatatgtctCACTAATACCCCTCCAAGGaagtataaacaaaaaattgaaattcagTGACGTGTCCACAGGTTCGCCTTATGTAGCTCCGTCGGAAATCGTGCAGAAGATCATGCAGCGTCTACGGGAGCACGAGTCCCACGAGTTCGACGCCTACGCCTCGTACAACAACAACGCGGAGCCCTACATGCTACCTCAGCAACAAGAAGGCCGGCTATCGGTTCTCTCACCCGACAACCGCCAGTTTCTCGAGAGGCCCAGGTCTAAGAGCCCCGATATGCGCAACAAACGGATGATCATCGGTAtgtattttagatttatttatttatataatcgtTGAGTCGCGGTGCGTAATAGTACGTTACGATGCTAGTGGTATAAGTCGTACTTTACGGCATGACGTTAAGCGCACTCGTTAACGCCGTAGAGTACGACTTATGCCAGATGTACcgtacattattttatagtaCTGACTAGCATTAATCCGCTGCCACGCCTATCAGTGGCATTGGCAGTCCTTGATTGCAATTACCGTGCGGTTAGATATGCACGGTGCAATAAAGGACTTGCTACGGATAAGTGCAGATTtatccctgttgaaaatatatacctggatatccaggtggATTTTCCATATGGATAATCTATATGGATTCATGTGGATTCCATGTGGATTTATATGGATATCCATATGAAATATCCACATGGAATCCATATAAATCCATATGGAATCCACATGAATCCATATAGATTATCCATATGGAAAATccacctggatatccaggtatatattttcaacagggataccacgcagtgctataaatatatatgatttTGAT
This genomic interval carries:
- the LOC100123504 gene encoding uncharacterized protein LOC100123504 isoform X1, which gives rise to MDPENVGKEAVVRVSNWLRGIWEMRRRTSPVQQWVDSLPSPAKSTASSLGSIIRQQSVSVDSESASIPECTVEQAYSEKENFISHSNMTVSTPITVPSSPAITYHGRNVSRLARDPSFQSDSSHCSSVESLLELRRADPEAVLLSLGFGGCAGSPQENGPLSRIPKRFLQPSRLKGIAINDFVRHQQEASESLDSTSLGYRGLTGSPYVAPSEIVQKIMQRLREHESHEFDAYASYNNNAEPYMLPQQQEGRLSVLSPDNRQFLERPRSKSPDMRNKRMIIGQRSFAFGRDGDLIEINPRSTQSSVESDDVFVYLDDLSPDTPSTMNQLGPTVYSENFETSNYPKEPNNSFLHKHNKPRLIDLRSNPSKENRDSIETVIPVNINNNYLSTATINVATDKNHNESSEAASPRRASEGSNAKSSLQDQEEGRRHSDTVMHSMKKSDDELCRKRNLRRQAKFRDEDTVAEVEEDVSSRATSLRLSDESPRCSHCGKPERSHDDEEEAGVSCCYKGTSQNCWREMEKVLQKNKKLEDVVNKSRREMAEIRDMLSSVLSVRMEPGF
- the LOC100679095 gene encoding ribosome biogenesis protein TSR3 homolog, with product MSSKGKNKNRLSDRRKRHVVGKEERYRQERDKSDKEESEPEEEWPIAFPVAMWDLEQCDPKKCSGRKLARHRLIKTLRLGARFPGLVLTPVGTKCVSPLDKEIVQDNGCAVVDCSWARLDDTPFSRMRTPHPRLLPFLVAANPINYGKPCQLSCVEAIAATLIITGFPEEANFYLGKFSWGHSFLELNAELLESYAACKSSEEIIAAQDKFLAQARQERQDRLAMPDFPPSESESEEDEEEEGEEGQDGNKESKDEAKKDESSTSKDDTTASGSSSSTTAKEDDA